The following proteins come from a genomic window of Mauremys mutica isolate MM-2020 ecotype Southern chromosome 7, ASM2049712v1, whole genome shotgun sequence:
- the LOC123373592 gene encoding LOW QUALITY PROTEIN: prolactin-releasing peptide receptor-like (The sequence of the model RefSeq protein was modified relative to this genomic sequence to represent the inferred CDS: substituted 1 base at 1 genomic stop codon) has protein sequence MPSSRGHFEWQEEKTSVGPVHPVRFIQAAAEKMADFSAHHIQSQSALTLTYGTLLLFQSLQLVHQLKAPIILLYAAMVVMGMVGNCLLVHVIVQVKKMHNVTNFLIGNLALSDVAMCATCIPLTLAYVFEPRSWIFGSTMCCFIFFMHPVTIYVSIFTLATIAVDRYIVIVHPLRXRNSLQLGAYVVLFIWILSGCLALPAMAHTYYVELSQQEITLCEEFWGEQEHQRQTYVFFLLLITYLCPLLAILVSYTKISLKLKNRVMPGTITQSQANWDRARHKRTFCLLIMVRVVCGVCWLPLHTFNLIWDININAMDAYYFSLVQLLYHWFAMSSACYNPFIYAWLHDSFREELKKLLVWHRKVAPYGQSMTVSVVI, from the coding sequence GAAAAGATGGCTGATTTCTCTGCTCACCACATCCAGAGCCAGTCTGCACTCACCCTCACCTATGGGACATTGCTACTGTTCCAGAGCTTGCAGCTGGTGCACCAGCTGAAGGCGCCGATCATCCTGCTGTATGCAGCCATGGTGGTGATGGGCATGGTGGGGAACTGCTTGCTGGTGCACGTCATTGTGCAGGTGAAGAAGATGCACAATGTCACCAACTTCTTGATCGGGAACCTGGCCCTGTCAGATGTGGCCATGTGCGCCACCTGCATCCCGCTCACCCTGGCCTACGTCTTTGAGCCCCGCAGCTGGATCTTCGGCAGCACCATGTGTTGTTTCATCTTCTTCATGCACCCTGTCACCATCTACGTGTCCATCTTCACTCTGGCCACCATTGCTGTGGACCGCTACATTGTCATTGTGCATCCACTGCGGTGACGCAACTCGCTGCAGCTGGGTGCCTATGTGGTGCTCTTCATCTGGATCCTCTCTGGCTGCCTGGCACTGCCAGCCATGGCTCACACCTACTACGTGGAACTCAGCCAGCAGGAGATCACTCTGTGCGAGGAGTTCTGGGGGGAACAAGAGCACCAGCGTCAGACCTATGTGTTCTTCCTGCTGCTTATCACCTACCTCTGCCCCCTGCTAGCCATCCTGGTGTCCTACACCAAGATCTCCCTTAAGCTCAAGAACAGGGTCATGCCTGGTACTATCACTCAGAGTCAGGCCAACTGGGACAGAGCCAGGCACAAGAGGACCTTCTGCCTGCTGATCATGGTGAGGGTGGTCTGTGGGGTATGCTGGCTGCCCTTGCATACCTTTAACCTCATCTGGGATATCAACATCAATGCCATGGATGCCTATTATTTTAGTCTTGTCCAGCTGCTGTACCACTGGTTTGCTATGAGCTCTGCCTGCTACAACCCCTTCATATATGCCTGGCTGCACGATAGCTTTAGGGAGGAGCTAAAGAAGTTATTGGTCTGGCACAGAAAAGTGGCTCCTTATGGGCAAAGCATGACAGTGAGTGTTGTCATCTGA
- the LOC123374906 gene encoding prolactin-releasing peptide receptor-like, translating to MMNPDNLTSLSFLSAIHSNASNLFSGLQFVQSFKPLIIPCYSLVVFVGIIGNYLLIYVICKTKKMHNVTNFLVGNLAFSDMLMCATCVPLTLAYAFEPRGWVYGRFMCYFVFLMQPVTVFVSVFTLTVIAVDRYYAMVYPLRRRLTISICAYILAAIWLLSCILAAPALVHTYHAEFPELDFSICEEFWFHMKRDHLTYAYSTLIITYVLPLTVISLSYLRISVKLKNRVVPGNITQGQAEWDRARRRKTFRLLVLVVAAFGVCWLPLHIFNVIKDMDINLIDKQYFNLIQLLCHWFAMMSACTNAFLYAWLHDSFRGELKKMFAWRKKKIGPATNCIMASVML from the coding sequence ATGATGAATCCGGACAATTTAACCTCCTTAAGCTTCCTCTCAGCAATTCATAGCAACGCTAGCAATTTATTCTCAGGGCTCCAGTTTGTTCAGTCTTTCAAGCCACTTATCATCCCATGCTACTCCCTGGTGGTTTTTGTTGGCATCATTGGGAATTATCTCCTCATTTATGTCATCTGCAAGACGAAAAAAATGCACAATGTCACCAACTTCCTGGTAGGCAACCTGGCTTTCTCAGACATGCTTATGTGTGCAACTTGCGTGCCCCTGACTCTGGCATATGCCTTTGAGCCCCGGGGATGGGTTTATGGACGCTTCATGTGTTATTTTGTGTTCTTAATGCAACCGGTTACTGTGTTTGTGTCTGTCTTCACCTTGACTGTCATAGCTGTGGACAGATACTATGCCATGGTGTATCCTCTCCGGAGGAGACTCACTATATCAATCTGTGCTTATATTCTGGCTGCGATTTGGCTGCTGAGTTGCATCTTGGCTGCCCCAGCCTTGGTCCACACCTATCATGCTGAGTTCCCAGAACTGGACTTCTCCATCTGTGAAGAATTTTGGTTCCATATGAAGAGGGACCACTTAACATATGCCTACAGCACTCTCATCATCACATATGTACTGCCTTTAACAGTCATCTCCTTGTCCTATCTGCGGATCTCTGTCAAACTGAAAAATCGAGTGGTTCCGGGAAACATCACCCAGGGCCAAGCTGAGTGGGACAGGGCTAGGAGGAGGAAAACCTTTCGCTTGCTGGTCCTGGTGGTGGCTGCCTTTGGAGTCTGCTGGCTCCCTCTGCACATTTTTAATGTGATAAAAGACATGGATATTAACCTAATAGATAAACAGTATTTCAACCTCATCCAGCTGCTGTGCCACTGGTTTGCTATGATGTCTGCCTGCACCAATGCCTTCCTTTATGCCTGGCTACATGACAGCTTCAGAGGGGAATTGAAGAAGATGTTTGCCTGGAGGAAGAAGAAGATTGGACCAGCCACTAACTGCATTATGGCCAGTGTGATgctataa